Proteins encoded by one window of Archaeoglobus veneficus SNP6:
- a CDS encoding type II toxin-antitoxin system PemK/MazF family toxin, with amino-acid sequence MRPALVVHEGERDVLVAFISSKIPDTPSDGDVVVRMGHPEFKLTGLKVDSVIKLDKVATILKELVIGELGEVGQTLKS; translated from the coding sequence TTGAGACCAGCTTTAGTCGTTCATGAAGGGGAGAGGGATGTCTTGGTTGCTTTCATTTCATCAAAAATTCCAGACACACCATCAGATGGCGATGTTGTTGTTAGAATGGGCCATCCGGAGTTTAAACTCACAGGCTTGAAAGTTGATTCGGTTATAAAGCTTGATAAGGTTGCAACAATTCTAAAAGAACTTGTAATCGGTGAGCTTGGCGAAGTCGGGCAGACGCTTAAGAGTTGA
- a CDS encoding DUF1614 domain-containing protein, with the protein MIYFVLLGAAILVLAVVLRHIVGALENAGFDRSDAFAILLLPPVLEMFVHPMHVATFNQMDVYADPAGFFLPLLISARLISSGKVPLYRVLAGVALLSYVCNRHAVPGHFGVGITDMATPVIVASLYSLYMSPRQPAPLAYVSGTLGMIVGADIANLPELSRMFAGGVVTLGGAGMFDAIYLVGISAVFLDLFISLAEEIRGVKRKL; encoded by the coding sequence ATGATTTACTTTGTACTGCTTGGGGCAGCTATTCTTGTTCTTGCCGTTGTCCTGAGACACATTGTTGGAGCCCTTGAAAACGCTGGCTTCGATAGATCCGATGCATTTGCAATCCTGCTCCTGCCGCCAGTCCTCGAAATGTTTGTCCACCCCATGCACGTGGCCACCTTTAACCAGATGGATGTGTACGCAGACCCAGCAGGATTCTTTCTCCCCCTCCTCATTTCTGCCCGTCTCATCTCATCCGGGAAGGTGCCCCTGTACAGGGTATTGGCAGGCGTAGCTCTCCTGTCTTACGTCTGCAACAGGCATGCCGTTCCGGGTCACTTCGGCGTGGGCATAACTGACATGGCCACTCCTGTAATCGTTGCATCGCTCTACTCTCTTTATATGTCGCCCAGACAGCCCGCTCCCCTTGCATACGTTTCAGGAACGCTCGGAATGATTGTGGGAGCAGATATAGCAAACCTGCCCGAGCTCAGCAGGATGTTCGCTGGAGGAGTCGTCACGCTGGGCGGTGCGGGAATGTTCGATGCAATATATCTCGTTGGCATATCGGCCGTATTTCTTGATCTCTTCATTTCCCTGGCTGAAGAAATTAGAGGAGTTAAAAGAAAGCTTTAA
- a CDS encoding PGF-CTERM sorting domain-containing protein, translated as MLNATMDITDQYAAQNQDNIVIANLIVDPANNTVATNLTAVTFNITSATLNPSSITNFSLWNDTNANGKFDPGDQLVASIPGNTLNASFTNLDSDPDSFIPANTFGRFFLTMNVSGASDGDNYRLKVFAQNISIKEGTGDSADTTESLLLTIKKVEEDSPATTVVPGQTYLAYNITYYERTSDTDGAILEWLNITGWNNSVSNLANIDDIVNITVTNATTGVVLGYNDTFTAFPISIPLNEVVPDNSTYKLSIWVTVNTTGLVDGRNISFNATLKDNESMVVYTSDPDVETINVLDAVAHPTDAHAYEGQNLVVVGNITITPGVSTNLVAITFNATSATTLTADDISQFALWKDDNGDNVFDSGDTLIASISATDINASFTGLSVSVPATTRFFLTMNLSSDIPENRIYYQAEVLPRNIVVSNGTGASSTTGPFSIVAITTVNDSAKTYVKPGETYLAYIITYAENRNDPTGALLQWFNITGMSAGTITNIVNVTVRNATDGTLLGYSNSFSGFPISVNLSNLNPSAAIVPDNTTYKLAIYLTVASSVPDATQIAVNATLVTNETVNALVVNDPSPEIVSIPSIRIIAPSSVGIGSLTIPIKVVDAAGNPLQNSRVTISGLVPATTKLTGSNGIATFNVFVVYAGTINVKATYTNAERNTLTATASIRVAPSAGAGGGGYIVTPEETTTPEETITPVETATPVETTPTVTPVETTATPVETTATPAVTETTPEKPVPGFEAVFAIAGLLAVAYLLRRR; from the coding sequence GTGTTAAATGCGACAATGGATATAACCGATCAGTATGCTGCACAAAACCAGGACAACATCGTGATTGCAAATCTAATTGTGGATCCGGCCAATAACACCGTAGCAACAAATCTAACGGCCGTAACGTTCAACATAACGAGTGCAACTCTGAATCCAAGCAGCATAACAAACTTCAGCCTGTGGAACGATACCAACGCGAACGGCAAGTTCGACCCCGGAGATCAGCTTGTTGCAAGCATACCCGGAAATACGTTGAATGCGAGCTTTACAAATCTGGATTCGGATCCAGACTCTTTCATACCGGCTAATACATTCGGACGCTTCTTCTTAACGATGAACGTAAGCGGGGCGAGTGATGGCGATAATTACAGGCTAAAGGTTTTTGCCCAGAACATATCTATAAAGGAGGGGACTGGAGATTCTGCAGACACTACCGAGTCCTTACTGCTAACAATTAAGAAGGTTGAGGAAGACTCACCAGCTACAACAGTCGTTCCAGGTCAGACCTATTTAGCGTACAATATCACCTACTACGAAAGAACGAGTGACACTGATGGAGCGATCCTAGAGTGGCTCAACATAACCGGATGGAACAACTCTGTCAGCAACCTTGCAAACATCGATGACATCGTAAACATTACGGTTACAAACGCAACTACTGGTGTTGTATTAGGCTACAACGATACATTTACAGCGTTCCCGATTAGTATTCCCCTGAATGAAGTCGTTCCGGATAATTCAACCTACAAGCTCTCTATCTGGGTAACGGTCAACACCACCGGGCTTGTGGACGGCAGGAACATTTCGTTCAACGCAACACTCAAAGACAACGAGAGCATGGTTGTCTATACGAGCGATCCCGATGTGGAGACGATAAACGTTCTGGATGCTGTAGCTCATCCAACGGATGCGCATGCGTATGAGGGACAGAACCTCGTGGTTGTGGGCAACATAACGATCACTCCCGGCGTTTCCACGAATCTCGTGGCAATCACCTTTAACGCAACATCAGCCACAACCCTGACAGCAGACGACATAAGCCAGTTTGCTCTCTGGAAAGACGACAATGGAGACAACGTATTCGATTCCGGCGATACGCTGATTGCCAGCATATCTGCAACGGACATAAACGCAAGTTTTACAGGTCTGTCTGTTTCAGTTCCGGCAACTACCCGCTTCTTCCTGACAATGAACCTCAGCAGCGACATTCCAGAAAATAGAATATACTATCAGGCTGAGGTACTTCCGCGGAATATTGTGGTAAGCAACGGAACAGGAGCTTCCTCAACTACCGGGCCGTTCTCAATTGTGGCAATAACAACGGTCAACGACTCAGCAAAGACTTACGTAAAGCCCGGTGAAACGTACCTCGCATACATCATAACGTATGCTGAAAATAGGAACGATCCAACAGGAGCGCTGCTGCAGTGGTTCAACATAACGGGCATGAGTGCCGGTACAATTACAAACATAGTGAACGTTACAGTTAGAAATGCAACCGACGGCACGCTGCTCGGATACAGCAACTCGTTCAGTGGGTTCCCAATATCTGTGAATCTTAGCAATCTAAATCCATCTGCTGCAATAGTTCCTGACAACACAACTTACAAGCTCGCAATTTATCTGACAGTTGCTTCATCGGTACCTGATGCTACACAGATTGCTGTAAATGCAACTCTTGTGACAAATGAAACCGTCAATGCGCTGGTCGTGAACGATCCATCCCCCGAAATAGTCTCAATACCGAGTATAAGGATAATCGCTCCGAGCAGCGTGGGCATCGGAAGCTTAACCATCCCGATTAAAGTGGTTGATGCTGCCGGCAATCCTCTTCAGAACAGCAGAGTTACGATATCCGGATTGGTTCCGGCAACAACAAAGCTTACCGGGTCGAATGGAATAGCAACGTTCAACGTGTTCGTAGTTTACGCTGGAACGATTAATGTGAAGGCAACGTACACAAACGCTGAAAGAAACACCCTGACCGCCACAGCATCCATAAGGGTTGCACCTTCTGCTGGAGCTGGCGGTGGTGGTTACATAGTTACACCCGAGGAAACGACAACACCCGAAGAAACAATTACGCCAGTCGAAACCGCAACGCCAGTCGAAACAACACCCACCGTCACGCCAGTAGAGACCACTGCAACGCCAGTTGAAACCACAGCAACACCTGCAGTTACTGAAACTACGCCAGAAAAGCCAGTACCGGGCTTCGAGGCAGTGTTCGCCATCGCTGGCCTGCTGGCAGTAGCATACCTGCTGAGGAGGCGCTGA
- a CDS encoding type II toxin-antitoxin system RelE family toxin, which translates to MEKLLENPNAGKPLKYTLSKYRSIRIKEKYRLLYHVREETKEVILIAFGHRKDIYKWLVLHSQ; encoded by the coding sequence ATTGAAAAGCTATTGGAAAATCCCAATGCTGGAAAGCCTTTAAAGTATACTCTCTCAAAATACAGATCAATCAGAATAAAGGAAAAATACAGACTCCTGTACCATGTGAGGGAGGAGACCAAGGAAGTTATTTTAATTGCATTTGGACACCGAAAAGACATCTACAAGTGGCTTGTACTTCATTCTCAGTAA
- a CDS encoding DUF5350 domain-containing protein, with product MGKTGTTTWIKIKGRKGQTRLVPGKYQNYKKPGPNQKYTSDGKRRRRLPRSPKSIIGVKQ from the coding sequence ATGGGTAAAACTGGCACCACCACCTGGATCAAAATAAAGGGAAGGAAGGGACAGACGAGACTCGTTCCGGGCAAGTACCAGAACTACAAGAAGCCAGGACCAAACCAGAAGTACACGTCCGACGGAAAGAGGAGAAGAAGGCTGCCGAGGTCACCGAAGTCCATAATCGGAGTAAAGCAGTAA
- a CDS encoding PGF-CTERM sorting domain-containing protein: MSRKSLKIGIATLLVLLMAMATASAATFTDADVEFKNTTYPQITLTVYDITQNNTTNILSLDYGDVLKISVDVPDRATVKLIDLDTNDVIITETVSGYAEISWDTLALGIKPSNYTISVFASTTTDTNEMNINIKSTVNSVTNEGDWVNDTSGYKIVVNPKEVNQPEITLTLKNPTTPVAKGDLVVIEGYIYGATQAYYNVTGPYNTSKIVGGNYSDFVLENGAADNDNLISVQSGTHKFEIGIKTDVLFNDYDATSGTYKLTVKSGETEESIEFQITDLTINLEIEKDTVRLGEEISFYGTTNAAESGSDYDLSPRNNVTIKIFNDTSANWDDAQYLVDTLVDDTIASDGSFSKDLTFQLDWKKDTDYKAIARVYTTADCYEEAEVTFYVKKPEITLNLDKYTYERGEKITIKGTTSLKGGQKVVLYGDLSDLVIGVGTSGAIVYTSTDGSFEKEFTVKPDASLTTYTIKAKIVDSNGNEVAKTSADVRVVRQSLQATISDTSVVKGGYFRINGTTTVDYVYIYASDKNTFVGVAEKPDDDQFDPTAAGYTTKSVIVGDDNEFNVRIDVEDTADTGTYTLYLYAPANSTWIDTTEDAQVVFMVTVTDVGIVEAPEYVTIVQGESKDIDIYISADEDDDVYVNATFSGQGIKVDAEDDSDLYVSQLDDGVATITIDPYYNSSSDELVSTYGTNCMVLKPGLYTLKVEVFYANSDDKADEISIPVEVVAPTLDVDAPSEVVKGDQLVITIKTNRDSGYDNIYVILKAPMDEYKQKVSTDENGTAVAIFETMGLTLGEYKLYVRDTLGTESGGNIDDYYDIDPTDAYARTYDADDDILVIKTVSIVEELTTTPTPEETATPVETVEETPTPVETTPTPVETTATPAPTTPEETATPVPTETKEEKQPGFEAVFAIAGLLAVAYLLRRR, encoded by the coding sequence ATGAGTAGGAAAAGTTTGAAAATAGGGATAGCGACACTACTGGTACTACTGATGGCAATGGCTACAGCGAGTGCTGCAACCTTTACAGATGCTGATGTAGAGTTCAAGAACACAACGTATCCTCAGATTACACTTACTGTCTATGACATTACTCAGAACAACACTACAAATATCCTCTCACTTGACTATGGAGATGTCCTCAAGATCTCTGTAGACGTTCCCGACAGAGCTACTGTTAAGCTCATAGACTTGGACACCAATGATGTCATAATAACTGAGACGGTCTCTGGTTACGCCGAAATTTCATGGGACACCTTGGCACTTGGAATTAAACCCTCTAACTATACGATTTCCGTGTTTGCAAGCACTACTACTGATACTAATGAGATGAACATTAATATTAAATCGACAGTGAACAGTGTGACTAACGAAGGTGACTGGGTTAACGACACATCTGGTTACAAGATCGTTGTCAATCCGAAAGAAGTAAACCAGCCGGAGATTACCCTTACGCTTAAGAACCCCACAACGCCGGTAGCAAAGGGCGACTTGGTTGTTATTGAAGGGTACATCTATGGAGCAACTCAGGCATACTACAATGTAACTGGTCCGTACAACACGAGCAAGATTGTGGGTGGCAACTACTCAGACTTTGTTCTTGAAAATGGTGCTGCGGACAATGACAACCTGATAAGCGTACAGTCTGGCACTCACAAGTTCGAGATTGGTATAAAGACAGATGTGCTATTCAACGATTACGATGCAACTTCCGGTACGTACAAGCTTACTGTAAAGTCTGGTGAAACTGAAGAGAGTATAGAGTTCCAGATTACAGACCTCACGATAAACCTTGAAATAGAGAAAGACACTGTCAGGCTCGGTGAGGAGATTTCATTCTATGGTACAACAAATGCTGCAGAGAGTGGCAGTGACTACGACCTGAGTCCGAGGAACAATGTTACCATAAAGATATTCAATGACACATCAGCCAACTGGGATGACGCTCAGTACTTGGTTGACACTCTTGTAGATGACACAATCGCGAGCGATGGCTCGTTCAGCAAGGATCTGACGTTCCAGCTTGACTGGAAGAAGGACACGGACTACAAGGCAATTGCAAGAGTTTACACAACTGCCGACTGCTATGAGGAGGCTGAAGTAACATTCTACGTTAAGAAGCCAGAAATAACCCTCAACCTCGACAAGTATACCTATGAGAGAGGCGAAAAGATAACAATCAAGGGTACTACGAGCCTTAAGGGCGGCCAGAAGGTTGTACTTTATGGAGATCTCAGTGACCTTGTAATTGGTGTTGGTACGAGTGGTGCCATCGTTTACACAAGCACGGATGGTTCATTTGAGAAAGAGTTTACGGTCAAGCCGGATGCCTCTCTGACAACTTACACAATCAAAGCAAAGATCGTAGATTCTAACGGCAATGAAGTCGCTAAGACTTCTGCGGACGTTAGAGTTGTCAGGCAGAGTCTCCAGGCAACAATCAGCGACACAAGTGTGGTTAAGGGTGGCTACTTCAGAATAAACGGTACAACTACTGTTGACTACGTCTACATCTATGCAAGTGATAAGAATACATTTGTCGGAGTTGCTGAAAAGCCGGACGATGATCAGTTTGATCCAACCGCTGCTGGTTACACAACAAAGAGTGTTATTGTGGGTGATGACAACGAGTTCAACGTCAGAATAGATGTTGAAGATACTGCAGACACTGGAACGTACACACTGTACCTCTATGCACCAGCAAACAGCACATGGATTGACACAACTGAGGATGCGCAGGTAGTATTCATGGTTACAGTAACTGATGTCGGCATAGTTGAAGCTCCGGAGTATGTTACAATCGTGCAGGGTGAGAGCAAGGACATCGACATTTACATTAGCGCTGACGAGGATGATGATGTCTACGTCAATGCAACCTTCAGTGGTCAGGGTATTAAGGTCGATGCTGAGGACGATAGTGACCTGTACGTCTCACAGCTTGATGATGGAGTCGCGACGATAACAATCGATCCGTACTACAACTCATCGAGCGATGAACTTGTGAGCACGTACGGAACTAATTGCATGGTCCTCAAGCCGGGACTCTACACACTGAAGGTCGAGGTATTCTATGCAAACTCTGATGACAAGGCTGACGAAATTAGCATACCTGTAGAGGTCGTAGCGCCTACGCTCGACGTCGATGCGCCGAGTGAGGTAGTGAAGGGCGACCAGCTCGTGATTACAATTAAGACGAACAGAGACAGCGGATACGACAACATATATGTCATCCTGAAGGCTCCAATGGACGAGTACAAGCAGAAGGTATCAACTGACGAGAACGGAACGGCAGTAGCAATCTTTGAGACTATGGGTCTCACTCTTGGCGAATACAAGCTTTACGTAAGAGATACTCTTGGTACTGAGTCTGGTGGAAACATCGACGACTACTATGACATTGATCCGACTGATGCATATGCTAGGACTTACGATGCCGACGACGACATCCTCGTAATCAAGACAGTCAGCATCGTTGAGGAGCTCACGACCACACCAACACCTGAGGAGACTGCCACACCAGTAGAGACTGTTGAAGAAACCCCGACACCGGTAGAAACAACCCCGACACCGGTAGAAACTACTGCAACACCAGCACCTACCACACCTGAGGAGACCGCCACGCCAGTGCCAACTGAGACCAAGGAAGAGAAGCAGCCCGGCTTCGAGGCAGTGTTTGCCATTGCCGGTCTGCTGGCAGTAGCATACCTGCTGAGGAGGCGCTAA
- a CDS encoding DUF5646 family protein — protein MEKVNAENVEYVMKELERLKVEIQRLEAMSFQSREIRI, from the coding sequence ATGGAAAAAGTCAATGCTGAGAATGTTGAGTATGTCATGAAAGAGCTGGAGAGGCTTAAGGTTGAGATTCAGAGGTTGGAGGCTATGTCATTCCAGTCCAGAGAGATCAGGATATAA
- a CDS encoding DUF3368 domain-containing protein, which yields MVIPKSVQRELFKKEKEFFSSLKILRVAELKDDNLAKALKLIVDEGEAEALALALELNLPVLIDDGKGRRVAEKLGLKFIGSLGLLKIAKKRGIIVEVKPFIQKFLNKGYYLDERLIRRFLEIWVKSDLAGDLE from the coding sequence GTGGTAATCCCAAAAAGTGTTCAGAGGGAGTTATTCAAAAAGGAGAAGGAGTTTTTCTCTTCACTCAAAATTTTGAGGGTTGCTGAGCTTAAAGATGACAATTTAGCTAAGGCTTTAAAGTTGATTGTTGACGAAGGAGAAGCTGAGGCATTGGCCTTAGCTTTAGAATTAAACTTGCCAGTACTCATCGACGATGGCAAAGGAAGAAGAGTAGCAGAGAAACTCGGTTTAAAATTTATAGGATCATTGGGATTGCTGAAAATAGCGAAAAAAAGAGGAATTATTGTGGAAGTAAAACCTTTTATTCAAAAATTCCTGAACAAAGGATACTATCTGGATGAGAGACTGATCAGACGATTTTTAGAAATTTGGGTGAAGAGTGATTTGGCAGGGGATTTGGAATAG
- a CDS encoding UPF0175 family protein produces the protein MADLCLEDFMKVLSEKKVSVINWDEEELQKELKNADSF, from the coding sequence TTGGCTGACTTATGCTTAGAAGACTTCATGAAAGTTCTGAGCGAGAAAAAAGTGAGCGTAATCAATTGGGACGAAGAAGAACTACAGAAGGAGTTAAAGAATGCAGATAGTTTCTAA
- a CDS encoding AbrB/MazE/SpoVT family DNA-binding domain-containing protein: MLIKVDSRGRLYIPKKIRGKLGNEVYLVEMDDGIVIIPKPRDPVKELEEIGKSLPDKSIEELRKEITEQAMEEIE; encoded by the coding sequence ATGCTGATCAAGGTGGATTCAAGAGGCAGGTTATACATCCCAAAGAAGATTAGGGGAAAACTCGGCAATGAAGTGTACCTTGTCGAAATGGACGACGGGATTGTGATAATTCCAAAACCCAGAGACCCTGTAAAAGAACTCGAAGAAATAGGTAAATCCTTACCAGACAAATCGATTGAGGAACTCAGAAAAGAAATAACAGAGCAGGCGATGGAGGAGATTGAATGA
- a CDS encoding type II toxin-antitoxin system VapC family toxin: MVVLDTNVVIERIRNREEVRDNITAVTFVEFPKIVYYKKFHGKILFPNTDDFILAHKIQSELVREGKAKTFADLLIASICINRDEELVTNDRDFIDIGKISNLKLKII; the protein is encoded by the coding sequence ATGGTAGTACTGGACACTAATGTAGTCATTGAACGTATTAGAAATAGAGAAGAAGTGAGAGACAACATAACTGCAGTTACGTTTGTAGAATTTCCGAAAATCGTATATTACAAGAAATTCCACGGTAAAATTCTATTTCCAAACACAGATGACTTTATACTGGCTCATAAAATTCAAAGTGAACTTGTAAGAGAGGGTAAAGCTAAAACCTTTGCGGATCTACTTATAGCCTCCATATGTATAAACAGGGACGAAGAATTGGTAACAAATGATAGGGATTTCATAGACATTGGAAAAATTTCAAACCTTAAACTTAAGATAATTTAA
- a CDS encoding type II toxin-antitoxin system VapC family toxin produces MIYADTDFFLALLKPKDWLKGKAKAILDRYEGQITTSVVTFIELMLLAKRYNFDPVKITRSVMAICNIDDERLLKAAIYIKDYNVKVFDAFHAAHCSGTVISSDSVFDRLGIRRVKLEGEEPDT; encoded by the coding sequence ATGATCTACGCCGACACCGACTTCTTTTTAGCCCTGCTAAAGCCCAAGGACTGGCTGAAGGGGAAAGCCAAAGCCATTCTCGACAGATACGAAGGTCAGATAACCACTTCGGTGGTCACCTTTATTGAGCTAATGCTGTTAGCAAAACGCTACAACTTTGATCCGGTTAAAATAACCAGAAGTGTTATGGCAATCTGCAACATCGACGACGAAAGACTGCTAAAAGCTGCAATTTACATCAAAGATTACAATGTTAAAGTTTTCGATGCCTTTCACGCAGCCCACTGCAGCGGAACCGTAATCAGTTCAGATTCCGTCTTCGATAGACTTGGAATTAGGAGGGTAAAGCTCGAGGGTGAAGAACCAGATACTTAA
- a CDS encoding toxin-antitoxin system TumE family protein, whose product MIEDYFEFLKKLALTSSVTKEIRVLREFCGTESGFIRFVVEFIDNSELHVFEHVDRNLRKTDYSYHWQDKDRKLLLRWDNAPHHPEIETFPHHLHRGNKVEPAEELTFAEALKKIESKILKA is encoded by the coding sequence ATGATAGAAGATTATTTTGAGTTTTTAAAGAAACTGGCGTTAACGAGCTCAGTCACAAAGGAAATTAGAGTACTGAGGGAGTTTTGTGGTACGGAAAGCGGGTTTATCAGGTTTGTAGTAGAATTCATTGATAATTCGGAACTCCACGTTTTCGAGCATGTGGATAGAAATCTTCGTAAGACGGATTATTCCTATCACTGGCAGGATAAGGATAGAAAATTGCTGTTGAGATGGGACAATGCCCCTCATCACCCTGAAATTGAAACTTTCCCACACCACCTGCACAGAGGAAATAAGGTTGAACCAGCAGAAGAATTGACATTTGCAGAAGCTCTTAAAAAGATAGAAAGTAAAATTCTGAAAGCTTAG